One window of Plasmodium berghei ANKA genome assembly, chromosome: 5 genomic DNA carries:
- a CDS encoding mitochondrial ribosomal protein S22 precursor, putative codes for MKINGFIKLIKLGIPRIEGKRGISGRGFKFDKIAESQSLSAEEIEEFDKVSMISLKTLKIPDHARKKLHNLAKQFVKKKDLEKLGRYMAKQLTSRNCVELPRVLPSKLLCETKEEKNKIEKMLDKKSYKCLKEFISQYKNKSKEIEQIALTHAEDSRHKINITFFPEVSISYTLHNFNGNYGIMYRIFHEIKIRVPDFIPKNILNYSAVPAAGIIAFSEVFNSSHENILTIESSQHLTSIAKYILDNIPNIKYQMNLYENFDLFDLIFISHKLLSLYDYNSRNIFIQNLWNKLNKNGIIIIVENGTPTGFRMLHSIREMFITELKYNKFHIISPCPHENICPLALTGKDWCHFSQRILRLSHHIYCKGTQTKNIDEEKFSYLVIRKCEGPRTKYNSENEALTVHEKSFFWPRVVMPTIKAGKHVLLDVCSFPYNFERLVVSKSSSLISNLKTKTGTILKGYGYKKARKILWGDLWRFTKRVSRPDARLYTPDSTKNILYRLYLRQKRRSNIKSVVDSKSQTYYNSRSIQYYGS; via the coding sequence atgaaaataaatggatttataaaattaattaaattaggTATTCCTAGAATTGAGGGGAAAAGAGGAATTTCAGGGAGAGGATTcaaatttgataaaattgCAGAAAGTCAAAGTTTAAGTGCCGAAGAAATTGAAGAATTTGATAAAGTAAGTATGATAAGTCTTAAGACCTTAAAAATACCTGACCATGCaaggaaaaaattacataatCTAGCCAAAcaatttgtaaaaaaaaaagatttagaaaaattagGAAGATATATGGCAAAACAATTAACAAGTCGAAATTGTGTAGAATTGCCAAGAGTACTTccatcaaaattattatgtgaaacaaaagaagaaaaaaataaaatcgaaaaaatgcttgataaaaaatcttataaatgtttaaaagaatttatatcacaatataaaaataaatcaaaagaAATTGAACAAATAGCATTAACACATGCAGAAGATTCAAgacataaaataaatatcacTTTTTTTCCAGAAGTTTCAATATCATATACattacataattttaatggAAATTATGGAATAATGTATAGAATATTTCATGAAATCAAAATAAGAGTTCCCGATTTTAtaccaaaaaatattctaaATTATAGTGCAGTTCCAGCTGCTGGTATTATTGCATTTTCCGAAGTTTTTAATTCCTCtcatgaaaatatattaacaattGAATCATCACAACATTTAACATCCAtagcaaaatatattcttgACAATATACCAAACATTAAATATCAAAtgaatttatatgaaaattttgatttatttgatttaatatttatatcacataaattattatcattatatgattataattcaagaaatatatttatacaaaatctttggaataaattaaataaaaatggaattattattatagttGAAAATGGAACCCCTACTGGTTTTCGTATGCTGCACTCAATAAGGGAAATGTTTATTActgaattaaaatataataagtttcatataatttcaCCATGCCCtcatgaaaatatatgccCACTAGCTTTAACAGGAAAAGATTGGTGTCATTTTTCCCAGCGAATTCTTAGATTATCCcatcatatttattgtaAAGGAAcacaaacaaaaaatatagatgaaGAAAAGTTTTCATATTTAGTAATAAGAAAATGTGAAGGCCCTCGAACTAAATATAATTCAGAAAATGAAGCTTTAACAGTTCATGAAAAATCTTTTTTTTGGCCTAGAGTTGTTATGCCCACAATTAAAGCTGGAAAACATGTATTACTTGATGTTTGTTCATTTccttataattttgaaagGCTTGTTGTTTCAAAAAGTTCATCTTTAAtttcaaatttaaaaacCAAAACAGGAACTATCTTAAAAGGATATGGTTATAAAAAGgcaagaaaaatattatgggGCGATTTGTGGAGATTTACAAAAAGAGTTAGTAGACCTGATGCTCGGTTATATACCCCTGATtccacaaaaaatattttatatcgATTATATTTAAGACAAAAAAGAAGATCAAACATTAAATCAGTAGTGGATTCAAAATCTCAAACTTATTATAATTCCCGATCAATTCAGTATTACGGCTCATAG
- a CDS encoding merozoite capping protein 1, putative, translating to MIQNNKISDEILAIELQNDQNENTTLKAEIEKNTELKGIALFIYPKANTPGCNEQAKLFKEKHQEFVQNKYAVYGLSADSADNQLKWKNDLELPFTLLCDTEKKLLKEIECLKEDDKILRSHVVISNEFIVFYVKKGVKPATSCEDVLNFIINGEEKEEANGDETKEEEGKEEEIKEKEVKEEDKKSSEEKTNNQDKGKVAKSSEGNGNVQKKKKVVKKSSNKISSKSTKNGKNKNNKIVKKFGKVKKEVKKKLISKSQKKIDNKKSKNKNIKGKNVTKKDSKKKANVKDEKKNKNKKNNSKNSKNKNVPQKKQMKMSKGNKHASSSKNTKKVQNKKIDKKNISKKNISKKNINKKNISKKNINKKNINKKNVSKNNAKNTMKKKLKKK from the exons ATGATACAAA ATAACAAAATATCCGACGAAATTCTAGCTATTGAATTACAAAATGATCAGAATGAAAATACAACTTTAAAAGcagaaattgaaaaaaatactgAATTAAAAGGAATAGCTCTTTTCATTTACCCAAAGGCAAACACACCTGGTTGTAACGAGCAAGCAAAGTTATTTAAAGAAAAGCATCAAGAATTTGTACAAAACAAATATGCAGTTTATGGTTTGTCTGCAGACAGCGCTGATAATCAG cTAAAATGGAAAAACGATCTTGAATTACCATTCACTCTTTTATGTGACacagaaaaaaaacttttaaaagaaattgaATGCTTAAAAGAAGATGACAAAATTTTAAGATCACATGTTGTTATATCCAACGAGTTTATAGTgttttatgtaaaaaaaggaGTAAAGCCAGCTACATCTTGTGAGGATGTCTTAAACTTTATCATCAATGGtgaagaaaaagaagaagCTAATGGCGACGAAACTAAAGAAGAAGAAGGTAAAGAAGaagaaattaaagaaaaagaagTTAAAGAAGAAGACAAAAAAAGTAGCGAAGAAAAGACAAATAACCAAGATAAGGGAAAAGTAGCAAAATCTTCTGAAGGTAACGGAAATGTacagaaaaagaaaaaagttGTTAAGAAGAGTAGCAATAAAATTAGCAGTAAAAGtacaaaaaatggaaaaaacaaaaataataaaatagttaaaaaGTTTGGTAAAGTAAAGAAAGAAgttaaaaagaaattaatCAGCAAGTCACAAAAGAAAATtgacaataaaaaatccaaaaataaaaatataaaaggaaaaaatgtTACTAAAAAagattcaaaaaaaaaagctaATGTTAaggatgaaaaaaaaaataaaaataaaaaaaacaactcaaaaaatagcaaaaataaaaatgtgccacaaaaaaaacaaatgaaaatgagCAAAGGAAATAAACACGCTTCCTCATCAAAAAACACAAAGAAagttcaaaataaaaaaattgataaaaaaaatattagcaaaaaaaatattagcaaaaaaaatattaacaaaaaaaatattagcaaaaaaaatattaacaaaaaaaatattaacaaaaaaaacgtTAGCAAAAATAATGCTAAGAATAccatgaaaaaaaaattaaaaaaaaagtaa
- a CDS encoding DNA-directed RNA polymerase II subunit RPB7, putative: protein MYFVIEEWKNVIIKPSQLGPKYQQYIEDMLRNSIEGQCTEKYGYIICVIRIMHSEPGRVQDGTGMIVVKVKYQAIVFKPFKDEVLDAIVTDVNKLGFFAQAGPLKIFISRTAIPKYFEYTEDAHYPCFSSGSHNIKPQTTVRLKLQGIRYDLSNMFAIATINNEYLGCIESNTLQVM from the exons atgtattttgTTATTGAAGAATGGAAAAATGTAATTATAAAGCCTAGTCAATTAGGCCCTAAATATCAGCAGTATATTGAAGATATGCTAAGAAATAGTATTGAAGGACAATGTACtgaaaaatatggataCATTATATGTGTTATTAGAATTATGCATAGCGAACCAGGCCGAGTTCAAGATGGTACAGGGATGATTGTTGTTAAAGTTAAATATCAAGCAATAGTTTTTAAGCCATTTAAGGATGAG GTTCTTGATGCAATCGTTACGgatgtaaataaattggGATTTTTTGCGCAAGCAGGgccattaaaaatatttatatcaagAACTGCCATTCccaaatattttgaatatactGAAGATGCACATTATCCTTGTTTTTCATCAGGAAGCCATAATATAAAGCCACAAACAACTGTTAGATTAAAATTACAAGGTATACGATATGACTTATCAAATATGTTTGCAATTGCTACTATCAATAATGAATATCTTGGATGTATAGAATCAAATACGTTACAAGTTATGTAG
- a CDS encoding meiotic recombination protein SPO11-2, putative: MMKYNSADKEKIFEAIEDFVLYIISWLLNINVDIFKNDANKKYSSSILDKKLIKLSRIVSVVELINNMIIQNKSCTQREIYYKLYNIFNEQYQTNRHIKDVCAILGFPRSSLNIYASEKGCIAGLLTLKKRGEILNISNIEYGLMINDNLLNVDKVESLAHYILVVEKYSLYQKLCEKKIWNILPLILITGKGFPDYATRKIIYELISLFNFECVYVGDYDPYGIRIYLSYKEGCKNNQNSVYACKEIKWIGMCSEDVNFFPKESLLSLSMKDKHVIENLLNNKNLYYSSKLRAEISEMNEKNIKFEIEAFEYVGMEFFVKNYLIRKILRKQWLQ; this comes from the exons atgatgaaatataATTCTGCTGACAAGGAGAAAATTTTTGAAg caATAGAAGATTTTGTTCTATACATAATTTCGTGGCTACTAAACATTAATgttgatatatttaagaatgatgcaaataaaaaatattcgaGTAGCATTTTGGATAAAAAACTGATAAAACTGAGCCGAa ttgTGTCCGTTGTCGAgcttataaataatatgatcaTTCAg aataaaagCTGCACACAACGAGAAATTTATTACAAgttatataacatttttaacgAGCAATATCAAACCAATAGGCATATAAAA GATGTTTGTGCTATTTTAGGATTCCCAAGATCATCCTTAAATATTTACGCCTCTGAAAAAG GTTGTATAGCTGGGCTTCTTACacttaaaaaaagaggagaaattttaaatataagcAATATTG aATATGGTTTAATGATAAATGATAATCTTTTAAATGTGGATAAAGTAGAAAGTTTAGCTCACTATATACTTGTTGTGGAAAAATATTCTCTTTATCAAAAATtgtgtgaaaaaaaaatatggaat ATTCTTCCATTGATTTTAATAACTGGAAAAGGATTCCCAGATTATGCCAcaaggaaaataatatatgaactTATTAGTTTGTTTAATTTTGAG TGTGTATATGTAGGGGATTATGATCCATATGGAATTCGAATATATTTAAGTTATAAAGAAGGGTGTAAAAATAACCAAAATTCTGTCTATGCATGTAAAGAGATAAAATGGATTGGGATGTGCTCAGAGgatgttaatttttttccaaaagAATCGTTATTATCATTAAGTATGAAAGATAAACATGTTATAGAAAATTtactaaataataaaaatttatattatagcTCAAAATTAAGAGCAGAAATTTCTGAAATGAAtgaaaagaatataaagTTTGAAATTGAAGCTTTTGAATATGTAGGGATGGAATTCtttgttaaaaattatttgataagaaaaattttaagaaaGCAATGGTTACAGTAA
- a CDS encoding centrin-3, putative gives MITRKSDIVSFTPRPITNRPINSNRRRGRNEITDEQKNEIKEAFDLFDTEKTGKIDYHELKVAIRALGFDIKKADVLELMREYDKTNSGYIDYNDFLDIMTQKISDRDPTEEIIKAFKLFDDDDTGKISLKNLRRVSRELGENLSDDELQAMIDEFDKDMDGEISQEEFLSIMKQTSLY, from the exons ATGATTACCAGAAAAAGCGATATCGTAAGTTTTACACCAAGACCAATTACTAATAGACCCATAAATAGCAATAGAAGGCGTGGGCGAAATGAAATAACCGATGagcaaaaaaatgaaataaaggaagcctttgatttatttgataCAGAAAAAACTGGAAAAATTGATTATCACGAATTGAag GTAGCTATTCGGGCACTTGGttttgatataaaaaaggcTGATGTCTTAGAATTGATGAGGGAATatgataaaacaaattCTGGATATATAGACTACAATGATTTTTTAGATataa tgaCACAAAAAATTAGTGATAGAGATCCAACcgaagaaataataaaagcttttaaattatttgatgatgatgatacag gaaaaatttcattaaaaaatctAAGAAGAGTTTCCAGAGAATTG GGTGAAAATTTATCAGATGACGAGTTACAAGCCATGATTGATGAGTTTGATAAAGATATGGATGGCGAAATTAGCCAAGAAGAATTTTTAAGTATAATGAAACAAACTAGtctttattaa
- a CDS encoding 60S ribosomal protein L3, putative, whose translation MSHRKFERPRHGSLGFLPRKRCKRLRGKIRSFPKDNKELAPHFTAFMGYKSGMSHIVREVDKPGSKLHKKEIVEACTIVECAPMVVVGMVGYRETPKGLKVLTAVWANHVSDEFRRRYYKNWYKSDKKAFTKCLNIPDTTKEKLYNRIEKYCTILRAICHTQPSKTPLRLKKAHIMEIQINGGHMKDKINFVKELLEKNIPVTNVFNTNEMIDVISVTKGHGTKGVVSRYGVKRLPRKTHRGLRKVACIGAWHPARVQFQVPRHGQKGYFHRTERNKKIYRIGLKKDKNNASTDADITEKKITPMGGFPHYGVVNEDFILLKGCISGTKKRPITLRKTLVPQVSRDALSQVSLKFIDTSSKLGHGRFQTSEEKIKYYGPLKKDLKA comes from the coding sequence ATGTCGCATAGAAAATTTGAAAGGCCTCGTCATGGTTCGTTGGGTTTTTTGCCAAGAAAACGATGCAAAAGATTAAGAGGAAAAATACGATCATTTCCTAAAGATAATAAAGAACTCGCTCCACATTTTACTGCTTTTATGGGGTATAAATCAGGAATGTCACATATAGTTCGAGAAGTCGATAAACCAGGATCAAAGttacataaaaaagaaattgtAGAAGCATGTACAATTGTTGAATGTGCCCCAATGGTTGTAGTCGGTATGGTTGGGTATAGAGAAACGCCAAAAGGATTAAAAGTTTTAACAGCTGTATGGGCAAATCACGTATCAGATGAGTTTAGAAGaagatattataaaaattggtATAAATCTGATAAAAAGGCATTTACAAAATGTTTAAATATTCCTGATACTactaaagaaaaattatataatagaattgaaaaatattgtacAATTTTAAGAGCTATTTGTCATACTCAACCTTCAAAAACACCATTACGTTTAAAGAAAGCACATATTATggaaattcaaataaatggAGGCCATATgaaagataaaataaattttgtaaaagaattattagaaaaaaatataccaGTAACCAATGTATTTAATACTAATGAAATGATTGATGTTATAAGTGTAACAAAAGGACATGGAACAAAAGGTGTTGTTAGCAGATATGGTGTTAAAAGATTGCCAAGAAAAACACACAGGGGATTACGTAAAGTTGCTTGTATTGGTGCATGGCATCCAGCTAGGGTACAGTTCCAAGTGCCAAGGCATGGGCAAAAAGGTTATTTTCATAGAACagaaagaaataaaaaaatatatagaattggtttgaaaaaagataaaaataatgcatCTACAGATGCTGATATtactgaaaaaaaaataacaccAATGGGTGGCTTCCCACATTATGGTGTTGTAAATGAAgatttcattttattaaaaggTTGTATATCTggaacaaaaaaaagaccAATTACATTACGAAAAACATTAGTACCACAAGTTTCTAGAGATGCATTATCACAAGTTTCTCTTAAATTTATAGATACATCATCTAAATTAGGTCATGGACGATTTCAAACTAGTGAAGAAAAGATTAAATATTACGGACCTCTTAAGAAAGATTTAAAAGCCTAA